CTTCGAGCGGGCGGGGATCGAGACGGTCTTCGGGTTCCCCTGCGAGCAGATGGATCCATACTACGCGAGCATCGACGGGTCGACGGTCAGGCACGTCCTCGCACGGAGCGAGGCGAGCGCAGCCCTGATGGCGGACGGCTACGCCCGGGCCGCGCGAACCACGGGCGTCGTCGACGGCGTCAGCGGTCCCGGGGCCGCGTACATGGGCGTCGGACTGTGCGAGGCCGCCGGCGCGTCGTCGCCGGTCCTCGCCCTCACCGGCGGCAACGATCGGGAGACCCGCGGCAACGGCGTCATCCAGGACGGGGACAACGAGGCGATCCTCGACCCGTTCACCGAGGCGACGTTCGACGCCGAAACGCCCGGCCGCGCCGTCGAGGCCGTCGAGAACGCGCTCAGGGTAGCCACGACCGGAGTTCCCGGTCCGGCACACGTCAACCTCCCCGAAGACGTCCTGGCGGGCGAAACCGAACGGGAGCCCCGCGACGACGTGTCCGGAATCTACCCGCGGACCCGGCCAGCACCCGACCCGGACGCCGTCGACGCGATCGTCGACCTGCTAACCCGGTCCGAGAGTCCCGTGATCGTCGCCGGCGAGGGCGTCGTCCGCGCGGACGCGACCGCCGAACTGACACGGTTTGCGACGACGGCTGACGTCCCCGTCGTGACCTCCATGAACGGGAAGGGAGCGATCGCGGAAACCGAGCCGCACGCGCTCGGCGTCGTCGGCCGCTGGGGGTTCTGTCAGGTGGCGAACGACGCCGTCGAGGACGCGGACCTGGTTCTCGGCTTCGGAACCCGGTTCGGCGAACTCACGACCGTCGGCTGGTCGCTGGTGCCCGAGGACGTGCCGCTGGTCCACGTCGATCTCGATCCCGCCTGGCTGGGGCGAAACTACGAACCGACGGTCGCCGTGCAGGCGGACCTCAAATCGACGCTCGCAGCGCTCGCCGAGAGCGCGTCGAGCAACGGCGACCGGGCGTCTCGAATCGACGCGCTCGCCGAGGCCCGGGCCGACTGGCGCGCGGGGTTCGAGGACGACCTGACGAGCGACGAGACGCCGGTGAAGCCACAGCGCGTAATTCACGAACTGAACGATCGACTCCCGGCCGAGGCGGTGCTCGTGAGTGCGACGAGTTTCCCCGGGTTCTTCTCGGGGGCGTTCTACGAACCCGAGCGGGCCGGCCTGTCCTACCTCCAGGCCAGGGGCAGCGACGGCATCAACGTCTGTCTCCCCCAGGCGCTGGGCGTCAAGACCGCGATGCCCGATCGGCCGGTCGTCGCGCTGTCCGGCGATGGCGGAATCGGCTACCACGTCGCGGACCTCGAGACCGCCGTTCGCGAGGACCTCTCGATCACCGTCGTCGTCACCAACAACGGTTCGCTCGGCTCCTCCAAGATGAGCCAACTCGGAACGTACAGCTTCGACATGTCGACCGATTTTCACGGTGGTGTCGACTACGCCCAGGTCGCTCGCGGGTTCGGCTGTGCGGGAGAAACGATCGAGGATCCCGACCGGGTCGGCCCGGCGATCGAGGAGAGTCTC
The nucleotide sequence above comes from Halosolutus halophilus. Encoded proteins:
- a CDS encoding thiamine pyrophosphate-binding protein codes for the protein MARSSDAIAALFERAGIETVFGFPCEQMDPYYASIDGSTVRHVLARSEASAALMADGYARAARTTGVVDGVSGPGAAYMGVGLCEAAGASSPVLALTGGNDRETRGNGVIQDGDNEAILDPFTEATFDAETPGRAVEAVENALRVATTGVPGPAHVNLPEDVLAGETEREPRDDVSGIYPRTRPAPDPDAVDAIVDLLTRSESPVIVAGEGVVRADATAELTRFATTADVPVVTSMNGKGAIAETEPHALGVVGRWGFCQVANDAVEDADLVLGFGTRFGELTTVGWSLVPEDVPLVHVDLDPAWLGRNYEPTVAVQADLKSTLAALAESASSNGDRASRIDALAEARADWRAGFEDDLTSDETPVKPQRVIHELNDRLPAEAVLVSATSFPGFFSGAFYEPERAGLSYLQARGSDGINVCLPQALGVKTAMPDRPVVALSGDGGIGYHVADLETAVREDLSITVVVTNNGSLGSSKMSQLGTYSFDMSTDFHGGVDYAQVARGFGCAGETIEDPDRVGPAIEESLESDVPTLLDVRVDPYAAPPLLV